The Antedon mediterranea chromosome 11, ecAntMedi1.1, whole genome shotgun sequence genome window below encodes:
- the LOC140062325 gene encoding tRNA modification GTPase GTPBP3, mitochondrial-like, translated as MLSVSHIRMFSQIYKGTIFALSSGFGKCGVAVIRVSGPNVRSTIKKLTRKTHLPSPRQAILASLYDPINRDHLDKALVLWFPGPASFTGEDTVEYHVHGGNAVIQAVHAALGKMEGLRPAETGEFTKRAFLNGKLDLTEVEGLGDLIHAETEAQRKQALRQMEGDLSRLYKTWTEKILQSIAHVEAFIDFSEEENIEEDILETARLQVRKIYSEIIHHLSDNRCGERLRDGVHVAILGQPNVGKSSLLNDICQRPAAIVSPTAGTTRDVIETTVNIGGYPVILSDTAGLRHSVDSVELEGIKRARDRAHQADVVIMMTDTSEAVAQSTSEETFITFLNNLRSSLNLDTQLDTNSVDYIIVINKSDVLPVESVDRLKQLIERVNFDKDRMGKQIEDVNCCLISCKTGEGIDYFLSLLAEKVEKMCMNPQSQTPSLTQQRHRHHLEQATAALDEFFHQSDVVLAAEYLRTGLRQLGKITGKVGAEDILDVIFKDFCIGK; from the exons ATGCTTTCGGTTTCACACATCAGAATGTTCTCACAAATTTATAAAGGAACAATATTTGCATTATCGTCTGGGTTTGGCAAATGCGGTGTTGCGGTGATCAGAGTGTCAGGCCCGAATGTTCGATCAACCATCAAGAAGTTGACGCGGAAAACACACCTTCCCAGTCCTCGCCAAGCAATCCTAGCCAGCCTATATGACCCCATAAATAGGGATCATTTAGATAAAGCGCTTGTTTTGTGGTTTCCag GACCAGCAAGTTTCACTGGAGAAGATACAGTTGAGTATCATGTTCACGGAGGAAATGCTGTCATCCAGGCAGTGCATGCTGCCCTGGGAAAGATGGAAGGACTACGTCCAGCAGAGACCGGAGAATTCACAAAGAG AGCATTTCTGAATGGTAAACTTGACTTGACAGAAGTTGAAGGTCTCGGAGATCTAATTCACGCTGAAACAGAAGCCCAACGAAAGCAAGCATTAAGACAGATGGAGGGAGATCTGAGTCGCTTATACAAGACATGGACTGAGAAAATACTTCag TCTATTGCACATGTAGAAGCATTTATTGATTTTAGTGAAGAAGAAAACATTGAAGAAGACATACTAGAAACAG CTCGTCTTCAAGTTCGAAAAATTTATTCCGAGATTATTCATCATCTTTCTGACAACCGGTGCGGTGAACGTCTACGGGATGGTGTACATGTTGCGATTCTAGGTCAACCTAACGTAGGAAAGAGTAGCTTACTTAATGATATAT GTCAAAGGCCAGCAGCAATTGTATCACCGACTGCAGGTACAACACGTGATGTTATTGAGACAACGGTGAACATCGGTGGTTATCCTGTTATTTTGAGCGACACCGCTGGTTTGCGCCACTCCGTAGACTCTGTGGAGCTTGAAGGCATAAAGAGAGCCAGAGATCG AGCACATCAAGCGGACGTGGTTATCATGATGACGGATACTTCTGAAGCTGTTGCGCAATCAACCAGTGAAGAAACGTTTATAACGTTTCTGAACAATCTACGTTCCTCATTAAATCTGGACACACAGTTGGACACAAATTCTGTAGATTATATAATTGTAATCAACAAGTCAGATGTACTGCCTGTGGAAAGTGTTGatagattaaaacaattaattgaaaGGGTGAACTTTGATAAGGACAGAATGGGTAAACAAATTGAAGATGTTAATTGCTGTTTGATATCATGCAAAACTGGTGAAGGAATCGATTATTTTCTGAGTTTACTCGCAGAAAAGGTTGAAAAAAT GTGTATGAATCCACAATCGCAGACACCTAGCCTGACACAGCAGCGTCACAGACATCATTTAGAGCAGGCCACAGCAGCTCTCGATGAGTTCTTTCACCAATCTGATGTGGTGTTAGCAGCAGAGTACTTGCGGACAGGCCTTCGACAGCTTGGTAAAATTACTGGTAAAGTTGGTGCAGAGGACATTCTGGATGTCATCTTTAAAGACTTTTGTATTGGTAAATGA
- the LOC140062445 gene encoding uncharacterized protein encodes MEGVDHSEDTRPSDETEASDPMSAQSVDPEEVDWATGEQQLPKENVNVTVGNRTETDTSSFDNIDPTIADNIDQVELDSCKAQSLDLERERSVVDFPRDFPPPSERVDSIETLMMYWFQGPPIAPDEFRKITWITMEADLQDIISSGMIPQDTLASAGIDEESYDHFEKCVNNIREHLWEGDLKRTLSILRGSRRIFSASNHHLLQRHAFRGPPLEVLANIYFGGMGVLPKDRMILQDPYHYSVNPDNLDDD; translated from the exons ATGGAAGGAGTCGATCACAGTGAAGACACACGTCCGTCCGACGAAACAGAAGCATCTGATCCAATGAGCGCACAGTCAGTAGATCCTGAGGAGGTGGATTGGGCCACTGGGGAACAACAGTTACCCaaagaaaatgttaatgttacagTAGGTAATAGAACAGAGACAGACACATCGTCATTCGATAATATCGACCCAACAATAGCGGACAATATAGATCAAGTAGAATTAGATTCATGTAAAGCACAGTCACTTGATCTTGAGAGAGAAAGATCGGTTGTAGATTTTCCCCGGGATTTTCCCCCACCATCAGAACGTGTAGATAGTATAGAGACACTCATGATGTATTGGTTCCAAGGACCTCCAATTGCGCCTGATGAGTTCAGAAAGATCACCTGGATAACAATGGAGGCAGACTTACAAGATATTATTTCATCTGGTATGATCCCGCAGGATACCTTAGCTTCTGCAG GAATAGATGAAGAATCATATGACCATTTCGAGAAATGCGTCAACAACATCCGGGAACATCTTTGGGAAGGTGATTTGAAAAGAACGTTGAGTATTCTACGAGGTTCCAGACGCATATTTTCTGCCTCCAACCATCACCTTCTGCAGCGGCATGCTTTTCGAGGGCCTCCGCTTGAAGTACTGGCCAATATTTATTTTGGAGGAATGGGGGTCTTACCAAAAGATAGAATGATTTTACAGGACCCATACCATTATTCTGTTAATCCTGATAACTTGGATGATGACTAA